One segment of Neodiprion fabricii isolate iyNeoFabr1 chromosome 1, iyNeoFabr1.1, whole genome shotgun sequence DNA contains the following:
- the LOC124182464 gene encoding casein kinase II subunit alpha, with amino-acid sequence MALPSRARVYSDINSHKPREYWDYESYVVDWGQQDDYQLVRKLGRGKYSEVFEAINVTNNEKCVVKILKPVKKKKIKREIKILENLRGGTNIITLQAVVKDPVSRTPALIFEHVNNTDFKQLYQTLTDYDIRYYLYELLKALDYCHSMGIMHRDVKPHNVMIDHENRKLRLIDWGLAEFYHPGQEYNVRVASRYFKGPELLVDYQMYDYSLDMWSLGCMLASMIFRKEPFFHGHDNYDQLVRIAKVLGTEELFEYLDKYHIELDARFNDILGRHSRKRWERFVHSENQHLVSPESLDFLDKLLRYDHYERLTAREAMDHPYFYPIVKEQGRLTMVSSSPTPMTGSLPVVE; translated from the exons ATGGCGCTGCCAAGCAGAGCACGAGTTTATTCGGACATCAATTCACACAAGCCTCGCGAGTACTGGGACTACGAGTCCTACGTCGTTGACTGGGG TCAACAAGATGATtaccaattagtcagaaaactGGGCCGGGGGAAATACAGCGAAGTATTTGAAGCCATTAATGTCACAAATAATGAAAAGTGTGTCGTCAAAATATTAAAG CCagtaaagaagaagaagataaagagagagatcAAAATTCTGGAAAACTTGAGGGGTGGGACCAATATTATCACACTACAGGCAGTTGTCAAAGACCCGGTTTCAAGGACACCAGCATTAATATTCGAACATGTTAATAACACCGACTTCAAACAGCTCTACCAGACCCTTACGGATTATGACATACGATACTACCTCTATGAATTGTTAAAG GCTTTGGACTATTGCCATAGTATGGGAATAATGCATAGAGATGTAAAGCCGCACAACGTGATGATCGATCATGAAAATCGAAAGCTGCGGCTAATTGACTGGGGATTAGCAGAATTTTATCATCCGGGACAGGAGTACAACGTACGTGTAGCGTCTCGCTATTTTAAGGGCCCAGAGCTGCTAGTCGACTACCAG ATGTACGATTACTCCTTGGATATGTGGTCGCTAGGCTGTATGCTGGCGAGTATGATATTTAGGAAAGAGCCATTTTTCCATGGACACGACAACTACGACCAGCTGGTGAGAATCGCCAAGGTCCTAGGAACAGAGGAGCTCTTTGAGTACCTGGACAAGTATCACATTGAACTAGATGCTCGTTTCAACGACATTTTGGGTCGACACTCGCGCAAGCGTTGGGAACGCTTTGTCCATTCTGAAAACCAGCATCTTGTTTCGCCCGAGAGCCTTGACTTCCTTGATAAACTTCTGCGCTATGACCATTATGAAAGACTCACTGCGCGTGAAGCAATGGACCACCCATATTTTT atcCTATAGTAAAGGAACAAGGTCGGCTTACCATGGTGTCGTCGTCACCTACTCCCATGACGGGCTCACTGCCTGTAGTTGAGTAG
- the LOC124182426 gene encoding carbohydrate sulfotransferase 11-like isoform X1 → MFSAIIMIEVFPSLQRMAKFLRWMVIYAMGLTTVTIIGKTLLTEKPSEPILLPEYIEPTQQSDTVYIDSRINSTDYLDEIITAAQMAEIRTELKIRRTGVKSVCQILGNETSPIRAVVSNMIVDTKHGLSWCPIYKAGSSTWMVHFAVLGRTLSDLTVELIERNVLQVNTLARQAFPNADLKSTLEKLRHTKKFIVVRHPFERLLSAYRDKLENMESRKYYYNKYGRHITQKYRQKTAASNTKREPTFTEFLRFITKEKYFDEHWAPYNQFCRPCALNYDYILKFETFKRDEDFLIQELELNQYLYTKNNVKNVNPQGATTTMISKKYFQSVPKMLLEEVYRVYEKDFNLFDYSPDDYYLMTKI, encoded by the exons ATGTTTAGTGCGATAATAATGATCGAAGTATTTCCGAGTTTGCAG AGAATGGCCAAGTTTTTACGATGGATGGTGATTTATGCAATGGGTCTGACAACTGTCACTATTATTGGGAAAACTCTGCTAACTGAAAAGCCATCGGAACCAATATTATTACCGGAGTACATTGAGCCGACGCAACAGTCAGATACAGTATACATCGATAGTAGAATTAATTCAACAGATTATTTGGACGAAATCATAACAGCGGCACAAATGGCAGAGATAAGAACCGAGTTGAAAATTAGAAGAACAGGTGTTAAGAGTGTTTGTCAGATCCTTGGAAACGAGACATCTCCAATTCGTGCAGTGGTTTCTAACATGATTGTTGACAC AAAACATGGATTATCTTGGTGCCCGATTTATAAAGCTGGCAGTTCAACATGGATGGTGCATTTCGCCGTTTTGGGTAGAACTTTGTCTGATCTCACAGTAGAGCTTATTGAACGTAATGTGTTGCAAGTAAATACTCTTGCTAGACAGGCATTCCCAAATGCAGACTTAAAATCAACACTAGAG AAGTTGAGACATACAAAGAAATTCATTGTTGTGCGGCATCCATTCGAACGACTATTGTCAGCCTACAGAGACAAATTAGAAAATATGGAAAgcagaaaatattattacaacaaATATGGGCGCCACATCACTCAGAAATATCGACAGAAAACAGCAGCTTCTAATACCAAGCGAGAACCAACTTTCACGGAATTTCTAAGatttattacaaaagaaaaatactttgATGAACATTGGGCTCCTTACAATCAATTCTGTAGACCATGTGCGCTAAACTATGAttacattttaaaatttgaaacatttaagAGAGATGAAGACTTTTTAATCCAGGAATTAGAACTGAATCAATACTTATAcactaaaaataatgtaaaaaatgttaatcCACAAGGGGCAACAACAACTATGATctctaaaaaatattttcaaagcgtGCCAAAGATGCTTTTGGAAGAAGTGTACCGAGTATATGAAAAGGACTTTAACCTGTTTGACTATTCGCCTGATGACTATTACCTTATGACAAAAATTTGA
- the LOC124182426 gene encoding carbohydrate sulfotransferase 11-like isoform X2, with the protein MFSAIIMIEVFPSLQRMAKFLRWMVIYAMGLTTVTIIGKTLLTEKPSEPILLPEYIEPTQQSDTVYIDSRINSTDYLDEIITAAQMAEIRTELKIRRTGVKSVCQILGNETSPIRAVVSNMIVDTKHGLSWCPIYKAGSSTWMVHFAVLGRTLSDLTVELIERNVLQVNTLARQAFPNADLKSTLELRHTKKFIVVRHPFERLLSAYRDKLENMESRKYYYNKYGRHITQKYRQKTAASNTKREPTFTEFLRFITKEKYFDEHWAPYNQFCRPCALNYDYILKFETFKRDEDFLIQELELNQYLYTKNNVKNVNPQGATTTMISKKYFQSVPKMLLEEVYRVYEKDFNLFDYSPDDYYLMTKI; encoded by the exons ATGTTTAGTGCGATAATAATGATCGAAGTATTTCCGAGTTTGCAG AGAATGGCCAAGTTTTTACGATGGATGGTGATTTATGCAATGGGTCTGACAACTGTCACTATTATTGGGAAAACTCTGCTAACTGAAAAGCCATCGGAACCAATATTATTACCGGAGTACATTGAGCCGACGCAACAGTCAGATACAGTATACATCGATAGTAGAATTAATTCAACAGATTATTTGGACGAAATCATAACAGCGGCACAAATGGCAGAGATAAGAACCGAGTTGAAAATTAGAAGAACAGGTGTTAAGAGTGTTTGTCAGATCCTTGGAAACGAGACATCTCCAATTCGTGCAGTGGTTTCTAACATGATTGTTGACAC AAAACATGGATTATCTTGGTGCCCGATTTATAAAGCTGGCAGTTCAACATGGATGGTGCATTTCGCCGTTTTGGGTAGAACTTTGTCTGATCTCACAGTAGAGCTTATTGAACGTAATGTGTTGCAAGTAAATACTCTTGCTAGACAGGCATTCCCAAATGCAGACTTAAAATCAACACTAGAG TTGAGACATACAAAGAAATTCATTGTTGTGCGGCATCCATTCGAACGACTATTGTCAGCCTACAGAGACAAATTAGAAAATATGGAAAgcagaaaatattattacaacaaATATGGGCGCCACATCACTCAGAAATATCGACAGAAAACAGCAGCTTCTAATACCAAGCGAGAACCAACTTTCACGGAATTTCTAAGatttattacaaaagaaaaatactttgATGAACATTGGGCTCCTTACAATCAATTCTGTAGACCATGTGCGCTAAACTATGAttacattttaaaatttgaaacatttaagAGAGATGAAGACTTTTTAATCCAGGAATTAGAACTGAATCAATACTTATAcactaaaaataatgtaaaaaatgttaatcCACAAGGGGCAACAACAACTATGATctctaaaaaatattttcaaagcgtGCCAAAGATGCTTTTGGAAGAAGTGTACCGAGTATATGAAAAGGACTTTAACCTGTTTGACTATTCGCCTGATGACTATTACCTTATGACAAAAATTTGA
- the LOC124182426 gene encoding carbohydrate sulfotransferase 11-like isoform X3: protein MCLLKQRMAKFLRWMVIYAMGLTTVTIIGKTLLTEKPSEPILLPEYIEPTQQSDTVYIDSRINSTDYLDEIITAAQMAEIRTELKIRRTGVKSVCQILGNETSPIRAVVSNMIVDTKHGLSWCPIYKAGSSTWMVHFAVLGRTLSDLTVELIERNVLQVNTLARQAFPNADLKSTLEKLRHTKKFIVVRHPFERLLSAYRDKLENMESRKYYYNKYGRHITQKYRQKTAASNTKREPTFTEFLRFITKEKYFDEHWAPYNQFCRPCALNYDYILKFETFKRDEDFLIQELELNQYLYTKNNVKNVNPQGATTTMISKKYFQSVPKMLLEEVYRVYEKDFNLFDYSPDDYYLMTKI, encoded by the exons ATGTGCTTGCTCAAACAGAGAATGGCCAAGTTTTTACGATGGATGGTGATTTATGCAATGGGTCTGACAACTGTCACTATTATTGGGAAAACTCTGCTAACTGAAAAGCCATCGGAACCAATATTATTACCGGAGTACATTGAGCCGACGCAACAGTCAGATACAGTATACATCGATAGTAGAATTAATTCAACAGATTATTTGGACGAAATCATAACAGCGGCACAAATGGCAGAGATAAGAACCGAGTTGAAAATTAGAAGAACAGGTGTTAAGAGTGTTTGTCAGATCCTTGGAAACGAGACATCTCCAATTCGTGCAGTGGTTTCTAACATGATTGTTGACAC AAAACATGGATTATCTTGGTGCCCGATTTATAAAGCTGGCAGTTCAACATGGATGGTGCATTTCGCCGTTTTGGGTAGAACTTTGTCTGATCTCACAGTAGAGCTTATTGAACGTAATGTGTTGCAAGTAAATACTCTTGCTAGACAGGCATTCCCAAATGCAGACTTAAAATCAACACTAGAG AAGTTGAGACATACAAAGAAATTCATTGTTGTGCGGCATCCATTCGAACGACTATTGTCAGCCTACAGAGACAAATTAGAAAATATGGAAAgcagaaaatattattacaacaaATATGGGCGCCACATCACTCAGAAATATCGACAGAAAACAGCAGCTTCTAATACCAAGCGAGAACCAACTTTCACGGAATTTCTAAGatttattacaaaagaaaaatactttgATGAACATTGGGCTCCTTACAATCAATTCTGTAGACCATGTGCGCTAAACTATGAttacattttaaaatttgaaacatttaagAGAGATGAAGACTTTTTAATCCAGGAATTAGAACTGAATCAATACTTATAcactaaaaataatgtaaaaaatgttaatcCACAAGGGGCAACAACAACTATGATctctaaaaaatattttcaaagcgtGCCAAAGATGCTTTTGGAAGAAGTGTACCGAGTATATGAAAAGGACTTTAACCTGTTTGACTATTCGCCTGATGACTATTACCTTATGACAAAAATTTGA
- the LOC124182426 gene encoding carbohydrate sulfotransferase 11-like isoform X4 — translation MAKFLRWMVIYAMGLTTVTIIGKTLLTEKPSEPILLPEYIEPTQQSDTVYIDSRINSTDYLDEIITAAQMAEIRTELKIRRTGVKSVCQILGNETSPIRAVVSNMIVDTKHGLSWCPIYKAGSSTWMVHFAVLGRTLSDLTVELIERNVLQVNTLARQAFPNADLKSTLEKLRHTKKFIVVRHPFERLLSAYRDKLENMESRKYYYNKYGRHITQKYRQKTAASNTKREPTFTEFLRFITKEKYFDEHWAPYNQFCRPCALNYDYILKFETFKRDEDFLIQELELNQYLYTKNNVKNVNPQGATTTMISKKYFQSVPKMLLEEVYRVYEKDFNLFDYSPDDYYLMTKI, via the exons ATGGCCAAGTTTTTACGATGGATGGTGATTTATGCAATGGGTCTGACAACTGTCACTATTATTGGGAAAACTCTGCTAACTGAAAAGCCATCGGAACCAATATTATTACCGGAGTACATTGAGCCGACGCAACAGTCAGATACAGTATACATCGATAGTAGAATTAATTCAACAGATTATTTGGACGAAATCATAACAGCGGCACAAATGGCAGAGATAAGAACCGAGTTGAAAATTAGAAGAACAGGTGTTAAGAGTGTTTGTCAGATCCTTGGAAACGAGACATCTCCAATTCGTGCAGTGGTTTCTAACATGATTGTTGACAC AAAACATGGATTATCTTGGTGCCCGATTTATAAAGCTGGCAGTTCAACATGGATGGTGCATTTCGCCGTTTTGGGTAGAACTTTGTCTGATCTCACAGTAGAGCTTATTGAACGTAATGTGTTGCAAGTAAATACTCTTGCTAGACAGGCATTCCCAAATGCAGACTTAAAATCAACACTAGAG AAGTTGAGACATACAAAGAAATTCATTGTTGTGCGGCATCCATTCGAACGACTATTGTCAGCCTACAGAGACAAATTAGAAAATATGGAAAgcagaaaatattattacaacaaATATGGGCGCCACATCACTCAGAAATATCGACAGAAAACAGCAGCTTCTAATACCAAGCGAGAACCAACTTTCACGGAATTTCTAAGatttattacaaaagaaaaatactttgATGAACATTGGGCTCCTTACAATCAATTCTGTAGACCATGTGCGCTAAACTATGAttacattttaaaatttgaaacatttaagAGAGATGAAGACTTTTTAATCCAGGAATTAGAACTGAATCAATACTTATAcactaaaaataatgtaaaaaatgttaatcCACAAGGGGCAACAACAACTATGATctctaaaaaatattttcaaagcgtGCCAAAGATGCTTTTGGAAGAAGTGTACCGAGTATATGAAAAGGACTTTAACCTGTTTGACTATTCGCCTGATGACTATTACCTTATGACAAAAATTTGA